The Leptolyngbya sp. CCY15150 genome contains a region encoding:
- a CDS encoding response regulator, whose protein sequence is MSMQSEQQQRIMGYFIEEAKDHLNTIETGLLNLQTTIADSEMVNEVFRAAHSVKGGAAMLGLGSIQKTSHRLEDYFKVLRECPVQVDQKLESLFLRVFDNLQELIDQLQGPFGLTEDKSDEVMANVEPVFAALNEHLNALVSASGGAPPEEVDLSIGAIAAPAPAPQRSAAPQEESALQLVFQSDIPVHLRSMLQLFKQPDQSDSRQALQGMCRTLSQAGEQFDLNAWCQLLDHARRAIAHTDNAYRTLAPILIKELKQAQELVLTGRAEQITCSDALADLIPATLPELDLDFGEEIDIDADLDSLFADNEPGNITESADLDFLTATDTLPSSSGFLSFDDMSDLNLGDSSSTDTSGDDDWFTETIEPSETAEPPASLTADGQPGDGLDLIDALDDDPDALRPVEQAGPEVGAAELNTLADLFEGESIDLGWQEEVVATDVGFEDALEPEPSSDFSDLLFDQSDSEDASSIELGAIADDSSDSSSNALPNFDATFIQGDAQDEDLSMGGSADDASSDSSMNLFGDLTDDEDNESFDLDLFGTSDTDSSSDVDLFGDSNPSDSADSDESGEADLGFLDGLDDQLGDDLNLGLDDLLADDGTSEPDALEPDRQDDASTLPPVLSTLDDEMGDLNAIFNETSSEGDAPSFETDLWGDMNGDTDNDDDALLANFLDDNLDEDASADASLTDAEGAGPSFDGDRLPDDLGFADTGDQLTEEGLDNLFDETDESASEAETDFWITAPSEESSDATPASMEDDNGLDLDQGVDAFPGDAFPDEASQGDQPSSEVDDWFTESGTEDGDSNLAGLLDDSDHGLAVDLDDELPDELTNTHEPEADGLDLDLDGLDLDVDLSSEAIAPEEAAEETAGMDWFEESVNADPDAFVADLFSNEDDLSATDTSAFPGENDLDLAELDFDLGTFGDEAEAEENDPFSFEMPTVPGAAASTEDDDLDLNALDQFLDDEASEPEDYTNPPEAIAEDNLDLSNVFDLDDNEPDAFTDIPDDSFADLDSLLDDEPLTSATDEDDFADLDALLDDTPTVIPDAPAASQDDFADDFADLDALLNDDALDTPSIESATESGDDDFSDFDDLEKLLEDADNTLGGPPTSKGVRRSSPATTSRRTVRRGQSDQTMRVSVRNLDNLNNLIGELVVNRNSLEQTQERLRQFLDNLLYQVQQLSDVGQRMRDLYERSLLESSLLSSRKGHFGGGAAAPQNEAQHATGANFDALEMDRFTGFHTLSQEMIELIVRVRESASDIDFVVDESDQITRTFRQVTTQLQEGLTRSRMVPFAQTADRLPRAVRDISLKCGKQAELVVEGRDTLIDKMILESLYDPMTHLVNNAITHGIETPAERVAAGKPPVGRITIRSFHQGNQTVISISDDGAGIDSERVKAKAMQKGLVTPQEAREMTRLDVYDLLFHSGFSTRDKADDFAGRGVGMDVVRTNLTEIRGAINTDSTLGQGTTFTIRLPLTLSISKALCCISNRARIAFPMDGVEDMLDVPRDRIQTDSEGRSCITWREMLLPFQPLSELLSHNRSLGRGSVYGGSQEDEMVSVIVLRSSGNFLALQVDQVLGEQEIVIKQLEGPVPKPVGIAGATVLGDGRIMPIADVLELIDLSMGRIRRDSGSSLWTKDDLTTPDTTPSKSEPTVLIVDDSITVRELLSMTFNKVGYRVEQARDGQEAWEKLRSGLPCDLVFCDIEMPRMDGLELLSRIQKDPSLTDLPIAMLTSRGADRHRQMAITLGAKGYFTKPYLEEALLDAAQRMLKGEVLVGPAS, encoded by the coding sequence ATGAGTATGCAGTCTGAACAGCAGCAGCGGATCATGGGCTACTTTATTGAGGAGGCCAAGGATCACCTCAATACGATTGAGACGGGTTTGCTGAATCTGCAAACGACCATCGCAGATTCCGAGATGGTCAATGAAGTGTTTCGGGCTGCCCACTCCGTCAAGGGGGGAGCTGCCATGCTAGGGCTGGGCAGTATCCAAAAGACATCCCACCGCCTAGAAGATTATTTCAAAGTGTTACGGGAATGCCCCGTTCAAGTTGACCAAAAACTTGAAAGCCTGTTCCTACGAGTTTTTGACAACCTACAGGAGCTGATCGACCAACTGCAGGGCCCCTTTGGTCTCACGGAAGATAAGTCCGATGAGGTGATGGCCAATGTTGAACCGGTGTTCGCAGCTCTGAATGAACATCTCAACGCCCTGGTGAGTGCTAGTGGTGGAGCCCCTCCCGAGGAAGTTGATCTATCCATCGGAGCCATTGCTGCCCCAGCTCCAGCCCCGCAACGGAGTGCGGCCCCGCAAGAGGAAAGCGCCCTACAACTGGTCTTCCAAAGCGATATCCCGGTTCATTTGCGCTCCATGCTGCAACTCTTCAAGCAGCCGGATCAATCCGACAGTCGCCAAGCGCTCCAGGGTATGTGTCGCACGCTCTCCCAAGCTGGTGAGCAGTTTGACCTGAATGCCTGGTGTCAGCTTCTGGATCATGCGAGACGAGCGATCGCCCATACAGACAACGCCTATAGAACCCTAGCTCCCATCTTAATTAAAGAGTTAAAGCAGGCCCAAGAGCTGGTGCTCACCGGACGGGCGGAGCAGATCACCTGCAGCGATGCTTTGGCCGATCTCATACCGGCCACCCTACCAGAGCTAGACCTAGACTTTGGGGAAGAGATTGATATTGACGCCGATCTTGACAGCCTCTTTGCAGACAACGAGCCTGGCAATATTACCGAATCGGCCGACCTGGATTTCCTCACTGCGACAGATACCCTACCGTCGTCATCCGGATTCTTGTCCTTTGATGACATGTCGGATCTGAATTTGGGAGACTCATCCTCCACAGACACCAGCGGGGACGATGACTGGTTCACAGAGACTATCGAGCCGAGCGAGACGGCCGAGCCCCCCGCATCGCTGACCGCTGATGGGCAGCCTGGCGATGGCTTAGATCTGATTGATGCCCTAGACGACGATCCCGATGCTCTCCGTCCTGTTGAGCAGGCTGGCCCTGAGGTGGGAGCGGCAGAACTCAACACCCTGGCAGACTTGTTTGAAGGAGAATCCATTGACCTCGGGTGGCAGGAAGAGGTTGTGGCAACAGATGTGGGGTTTGAAGATGCCCTAGAACCAGAGCCCTCTAGCGACTTTTCTGATCTGTTATTTGATCAATCAGACTCAGAGGATGCCAGTTCCATAGAATTAGGGGCAATCGCAGATGACAGCTCTGATTCCTCCTCTAACGCCCTACCTAATTTTGATGCTACGTTCATCCAAGGCGATGCTCAAGACGAGGATCTGAGCATGGGCGGCAGTGCTGATGATGCGTCATCAGACTCATCCATGAACCTTTTCGGCGACCTCACTGACGATGAGGATAACGAATCCTTTGACCTTGATTTATTTGGCACGTCTGATACCGACAGCTCGTCTGACGTTGATTTATTTGGCGACTCGAACCCATCCGATAGTGCAGACTCTGACGAATCTGGCGAGGCAGACTTAGGCTTCCTTGACGGGCTTGATGACCAGCTAGGCGATGATCTCAACCTGGGCTTAGACGATCTGCTTGCCGACGATGGCACCAGCGAACCTGATGCGCTAGAGCCGGATCGTCAAGATGACGCCTCCACCCTGCCGCCAGTTTTATCGACGCTCGATGATGAGATGGGTGATCTCAACGCCATCTTCAACGAAACCTCATCAGAGGGTGACGCCCCCTCGTTCGAAACGGATTTGTGGGGCGACATGAACGGCGATACAGACAACGACGATGACGCCTTGTTAGCCAATTTTCTTGACGATAACCTTGACGAAGATGCGAGTGCCGACGCATCGCTAACTGACGCGGAAGGGGCAGGCCCATCTTTTGACGGTGACCGCCTCCCTGATGACCTAGGCTTCGCAGACACCGGCGATCAGCTGACCGAAGAAGGTCTAGACAACCTATTTGACGAAACCGACGAGTCTGCATCAGAAGCAGAGACAGATTTCTGGATTACAGCACCCTCTGAAGAATCCTCCGACGCTACCCCTGCCTCGATGGAGGACGACAATGGACTGGATCTCGACCAAGGCGTAGATGCCTTCCCAGGTGATGCCTTCCCAGATGAGGCGTCCCAAGGTGATCAGCCCTCCAGTGAGGTTGACGACTGGTTCACTGAGTCAGGCACAGAAGACGGTGACTCTAACCTGGCAGGCTTGTTAGACGACAGTGACCACGGGTTGGCGGTTGACCTTGATGATGAACTGCCTGATGAGCTAACCAATACCCATGAACCAGAGGCCGATGGACTGGATCTCGATCTAGACGGTCTCGATCTAGACGTTGACCTATCTTCAGAGGCGATCGCCCCTGAGGAGGCAGCCGAGGAGACAGCAGGCATGGACTGGTTTGAGGAATCAGTCAACGCTGATCCTGATGCGTTTGTGGCCGATCTGTTTAGCAATGAGGATGACCTGAGCGCCACGGACACGAGTGCCTTCCCAGGAGAGAACGACCTCGATTTGGCAGAATTGGATTTTGATCTCGGCACCTTTGGCGATGAGGCAGAAGCAGAGGAAAATGATCCCTTCAGCTTCGAGATGCCAACCGTGCCCGGTGCAGCAGCATCCACCGAGGACGATGACTTAGATCTCAATGCTCTAGATCAGTTTTTAGACGACGAGGCATCAGAACCAGAGGACTATACCAACCCTCCAGAAGCGATCGCTGAAGATAACCTTGATCTCAGCAATGTCTTCGATTTAGACGACAACGAACCCGATGCCTTCACCGACATCCCAGACGACAGCTTTGCAGACCTAGACAGTTTGCTGGACGACGAACCTCTTACATCGGCCACCGATGAGGATGACTTTGCCGATTTAGATGCCCTTCTAGATGACACGCCCACAGTCATCCCCGATGCTCCGGCAGCAAGCCAAGACGACTTTGCCGATGACTTTGCTGACCTGGATGCTCTCTTAAATGATGACGCCCTCGATACTCCATCCATCGAAAGCGCGACCGAGAGCGGTGATGATGACTTCAGCGACTTCGATGATCTCGAAAAACTCCTCGAAGATGCAGACAACACCCTAGGAGGGCCGCCCACCAGCAAAGGCGTTCGCCGTTCGTCTCCCGCAACCACCAGCCGCCGAACCGTGCGTCGGGGTCAGAGCGACCAAACCATGCGGGTCTCGGTCAGAAATCTCGATAACCTCAATAACCTCATCGGGGAACTGGTCGTTAACCGCAACAGCCTAGAACAAACCCAAGAACGGCTGCGGCAGTTTCTCGACAATCTGCTCTACCAAGTGCAGCAGTTAAGTGACGTGGGACAACGAATGCGGGATCTCTACGAGCGATCGCTGCTCGAAAGCTCCCTCCTCTCCAGCCGCAAGGGACATTTTGGTGGCGGGGCAGCCGCACCGCAAAATGAGGCTCAACATGCCACAGGGGCAAATTTTGACGCCCTGGAAATGGATCGCTTCACGGGCTTCCATACCCTCTCCCAGGAAATGATCGAACTGATTGTCCGGGTGCGGGAGTCCGCGTCAGATATTGACTTTGTGGTGGATGAAAGCGACCAAATTACCCGCACTTTCCGCCAAGTCACCACCCAACTGCAAGAAGGGCTAACCCGCTCTCGCATGGTGCCCTTTGCCCAAACCGCTGATCGCCTGCCTCGCGCCGTACGGGATATTTCGCTGAAATGTGGCAAGCAGGCAGAGCTGGTGGTGGAAGGTCGAGACACGTTAATCGACAAGATGATCCTGGAGTCGCTGTATGACCCCATGACCCACTTGGTCAACAATGCCATCACCCACGGTATTGAAACCCCGGCAGAACGCGTTGCAGCGGGCAAGCCTCCGGTTGGACGCATCACCATTCGCTCCTTCCACCAAGGCAACCAAACGGTGATCTCGATTAGTGATGACGGGGCAGGCATTGACTCGGAGCGGGTGAAAGCCAAGGCCATGCAGAAAGGCTTAGTCACCCCTCAAGAAGCTAGGGAGATGACCCGACTGGACGTGTATGACCTGCTCTTCCATTCTGGGTTTAGCACCCGCGATAAGGCCGATGACTTTGCTGGACGCGGGGTAGGGATGGATGTGGTGCGCACCAACCTCACGGAAATTCGAGGAGCCATCAACACCGACTCAACCCTTGGCCAAGGCACAACCTTTACCATCCGCCTGCCCCTCACCCTCAGCATTTCGAAAGCCCTATGCTGCATTAGCAATCGCGCCCGCATTGCCTTCCCGATGGACGGGGTGGAAGACATGCTGGATGTACCCCGCGATCGCATCCAAACCGATAGCGAAGGCCGCTCCTGCATCACCTGGCGGGAGATGCTGCTGCCTTTCCAGCCGCTCTCAGAACTGCTCAGCCATAACCGCAGTTTAGGACGTGGCAGTGTTTACGGCGGTAGTCAGGAAGATGAAATGGTGTCGGTGATTGTACTGCGCAGTTCTGGCAATTTCCTCGCCCTCCAGGTTGATCAGGTGCTAGGCGAACAGGAAATTGTAATCAAGCAACTGGAAGGGCCGGTGCCTAAGCCCGTGGGGATTGCCGGGGCGACAGTGCTCGGGGATGGACGGATTATGCCCATTGCCGATGTGCTAGAACTCATTGATCTCTCCATGGGACGCATCCGCCGCGATTCGGGCAGCTCCCTCTGGACGAAGGACGACCTCACCACGCCAGATACAACGCCGAGTAAGAGTGAGCCCACGGTGCTGATTGTGGATGACTCGATTACCGTCCGCGAGCTGCTGTCCATGACCTTTAACAAGGTGGGCTATCGGGTTGAGCAAGCCCGCGATGGGCAAGAAGCCTGGGAAAAACTGCGATCGGGGCTGCCCTGCGACCTGGTATTCTGCGACATTGAAATGCCGCGCATGGATGGGCTAGAGCTTCTCTCCCGCATCCAGAAAGACCCCAGCCTCACAGACCTGCCCATCGCCATGCTGACCTCCCGAGGAGCCGATCGCCACCGGCAGATGGCCATCACCCTCGGAGCTAAGGGCTACTTCACCAAGCCTTACCTAGAAGAAGCGCTGCTGGATGCAGCTCAGCGGATGTTGAAAGGTGAGGTGTTGGTGGGGCCAGCTAGCTAG